The genomic window acccgattcgggtcccaactaaaccgttcctcAATCTTTTTCAACAGTCCAGAAcccaaaaatcaattcaaaatcacgctaaatccaacagtcgcctcagtggcatatctcaaggaaaccatttcaaaatcaaatcaatatccaccgatttaactcatttccaaagctttaaagaaacggctcaataacaaatcatttgtccaaaaccaagtcaattaaagtaaaccaggctgaattcaaaagtgcgtTTGACTTTTCACattatcaaaataattgactcaattcaaatcaATGCTCAACGGatcaaactcagatttcaaatctttaaagaatcaacttcaaaacatTATATTTCACAAGCTGCACAAtaattcagccaaacaaacataCACAACCATTCGAGACAATCCAATAACAcacaaggcagatacaatcaccaaataccaaTTGTCTCACATcaatatccatatgtaataattccaataataaaccatagttttcggaaagcgcccctacctcagaACGCAAAACCACAGTCCAAACGCGTCACAGGAACCTTCTCTCTTAACCCGAAATTACCGGCCGCTTGAATCACAGCTTCGCTCACTTTTGCAGTAACCACatcaactctaatcgcaacacgTAACAAACGAGATTAACTCCCATAACAACGAATGCTACAACACCTCAACGTTTAACAGGATAGCAACTAAAGGGGTTACCGGAACGTAAACGCTTACCGCAAATAAGAAGTGACTGAACCATGAAGCGGCAGCCCTGGTAGTGATTCCGGTAGCGGCAACTTGCAGCAACTCCTAGCACACATCCGCATCACAACTCTCATGGTAAAGATGAACTTTAATGGAGAAGGAAACTGAAGACGGGTTAAAGCTTACCAAACGACACCAGTTCCAGTGGCAATTTTCGGCGGCAGCAGCGGTGGCCCTTCTCGGCGATCGGAGGCACAGCAGCCATGGCTGACGACGATTCAAGCTCCATCAATGGTGGCTTGGACCACAGGATCCCCGGCAGCAGCGGCGGAAGAAGGTCCCCCTTCGCGCATCCCCCTCTCTCTGTGCGGGAGAATGTGAAGGTGGCCGCGCGGCTCCTCTGCAACGACGGCGGCCACTCCCTCGTTTGGCGCGGCGGCGACCAGGGACTGGGTGCGGCTCCCTCCTTCATGACCTCCTCTCTCTCGCCTGGGTTCTGACCAGCGACGGCGTCGTCTTCAACGGGCAGCAGCGGAGTTGGGAGAAGCAGCGGCGACAGCAACGCCGTCCTCTACCCCCGCGCGTGTGCTCTCGGTTCGTGGGTCACCAAGGACGGTGACGCGGCTCGAAGCCCCAGGGACGGCAGCGACAAGGCGCGAGTTCGGCCCCTCTTCGATGCCTCTTCTCCGTGACGGTGGTAGCAGCGGAAATGGGTTCGACTGCGAGGCATGGTGGCACGGAGGCGAGGCAGCAGACGTGATCAACCGTGGCGGCAGCAACTCCTTCCCCTGGCCGGCGCGCTTCCTCCCTTCTTTTCCCCATTTCTGTTTTCCCTTTCTGCTTGCCTTGATTTCTGGTTTCACCGTGGATTTGGGTAATAGGAGGGAAAGGGATAGTGACGGCTAAgggttagggattagggtttcacttttgaaacttagggttagGGGCAATTCGGTAATTTCATATAAGAGTAggggtaatatagtaattgaaactcaAATTAAATCCAACGCTATTCGTActtagaaaatactatttgctcatcaactttacaaattattttcaataaaatgtccaaatctaaaaattagaaataatataattaatttctctattttctaaAATAACAGTATTaacatttaaaatattaattatttaatccaaatcatatagaaatccttattatttcacaactaccaactttataacttgaatatagaaaataatctaataattgtaaaattggataataattaccttaattatctttaataaaataatttctgaaattaaggctataaataactatatgatttgagacttgatcataata from Arachis ipaensis cultivar K30076 chromosome B09, Araip1.1, whole genome shotgun sequence includes these protein-coding regions:
- the LOC107617054 gene encoding uncharacterized protein LOC107617054 isoform X1 yields the protein MKEGAAPSPWSPPRQTREWPPSLQRSRAATFTFSRTERGGCAKGDLLPPLLPGILWSKPPLMELESSSAMAAVPPIAEKGHRCCRRKLPLELVSFGVAASCRYRNHYQGCRFMVQSLLICELMWLLQK
- the LOC107617054 gene encoding uncharacterized protein LOC107617054 isoform X2, with product MKEGAAPSPWSPPRQTREWPPSLQRSRAATFTFSRTERGGCAKGDLLPPLLPGILWSKPPLMELESSSAMAAVPPIAEKGHRCCRRKLPLELVSFVAASCRYRNHYQGCRFMVQSLLICELMWLLQK